The Anaerosoma tenue genome has a window encoding:
- a CDS encoding GNAT family N-acetyltransferase has protein sequence MIIRLETPRDVDSIRDITIAAFKDHPFSRQTEHLIVDALREAGALQVSLVAETGGDVVGHIAFSPAVVGDALTGWFLLGPVSVHPDHQGSGVGRALVEAGLDVLRSRSASGCVLVGDPSFYARFGFQQCGDATYPGVPADNVLCLALGDETPSGEIRHHPAFDASPAE, from the coding sequence GTGATCATCCGCCTCGAGACCCCGCGCGACGTAGACTCGATACGCGATATCACCATCGCTGCGTTCAAGGACCACCCGTTCAGCAGGCAGACGGAGCACCTCATCGTCGATGCGTTACGAGAAGCGGGCGCTTTGCAGGTGTCGCTGGTCGCCGAGACGGGCGGCGACGTAGTGGGACACATCGCATTCTCGCCCGCAGTGGTGGGCGACGCGCTCACCGGTTGGTTCCTTCTAGGCCCGGTCTCGGTACATCCCGACCACCAGGGGTCGGGAGTGGGCCGCGCGCTCGTCGAGGCAGGATTGGATGTGCTTCGTTCGAGAAGCGCATCCGGATGCGTTCTGGTGGGCGACCCGTCGTTCTACGCGCGGTTCGGTTTTCAGCAGTGCGGAGACGCCACGTATCCCGGTGTGCCGGCAGACAATGTTCTATGCCTGGCACTCGGTGATGAGACGCCATCGGGCGAGATCCGTCATCATCCCGCGTTCGACGCCTCACCCGCAGAGTAG
- a CDS encoding ABC transporter ATP-binding protein — MVPGSNSRSGVSSFKLDPSVKDAKVAPGTSRRILGLLRPYRAMVAGFLVLVAVDAVIGAVDPLIYREIINRGILGGDAGLVISLALLIAGLAVLDGGVLLVQRYLGLRIGEGLIYDMRTRVYAHVQRMGLGFFVRTQTGALVSRLDNDVQGAQTALTNVLSTVIGNLMRVTLVLIAMFALSWKLTLIALILLPVFALPARWVGQRMRRITREGYDLSAEMNTMMVERFNVAGALLVKLFGRRADEEAEFAGKAARVRDIAVTRGVYGRMFFVSLTLTAALGTALVYGWGGAMAARGLVDVGTVVALTAYLNRLYGPLTALSNINVDVMTALVSFERVFEVLDLPLLVKDKPDAVTLDRGPARVEFENVEFSYPSSKDVSLASLESVAVTDLPEGQAVLRDISFVAEPGKLVALVGPSGAGKSTISYLIPRLYDTDSGAVRVNGVDVRDATLESLHDVVSMVTQDPHLFHDTLRANLLYADPDATPDELIAALEGAQIRTLVDSLPEGLDTLVGDRGYRLSGGEKQRIAIARLLLKAPDVVVLDEATAHLDSESEAAVQRALKTALAGRTSIVIAHRLSTIRDADLILVVDGGRIVEHGAHESLLAAGGLYAELYHTQFRTEPAGDEGS; from the coding sequence GTGGTCCCGGGGTCGAACAGCCGATCGGGAGTCAGTTCGTTCAAGCTGGACCCTTCGGTCAAAGACGCCAAGGTGGCGCCAGGCACGTCCCGGCGCATCCTGGGGCTGCTGCGACCGTACCGCGCCATGGTCGCCGGGTTCCTCGTACTGGTGGCGGTCGATGCCGTTATCGGCGCCGTGGATCCGCTCATCTACCGGGAGATCATCAACCGGGGCATCCTGGGAGGCGACGCGGGGCTCGTCATCTCGCTGGCGCTCCTGATCGCGGGCCTGGCCGTGCTCGACGGCGGCGTCCTGCTGGTCCAGCGGTATCTCGGACTCCGCATCGGCGAGGGTCTCATCTACGACATGCGTACGAGGGTCTATGCGCACGTGCAGCGGATGGGACTCGGCTTCTTCGTGCGAACCCAGACCGGCGCACTGGTGAGCCGGCTCGACAACGACGTCCAGGGTGCCCAGACGGCGCTCACCAACGTGCTTTCAACGGTCATCGGCAACCTGATGCGCGTGACGCTCGTGCTGATCGCGATGTTCGCGTTGTCGTGGAAGCTCACGCTGATCGCGCTCATACTGCTTCCCGTGTTCGCCTTGCCAGCGCGCTGGGTGGGGCAGCGGATGCGCCGCATCACCCGCGAGGGCTACGACCTGAGCGCCGAGATGAACACGATGATGGTGGAGCGCTTCAACGTGGCCGGTGCGCTCCTGGTGAAGCTCTTCGGTCGACGCGCAGATGAGGAGGCCGAGTTCGCCGGGAAGGCGGCCCGGGTCCGCGATATCGCGGTGACCCGGGGAGTATACGGCCGCATGTTCTTCGTGTCGCTCACACTCACCGCAGCGTTGGGCACGGCGCTTGTGTACGGATGGGGCGGCGCGATGGCTGCCCGTGGTCTCGTCGACGTGGGTACGGTCGTCGCCCTCACGGCATACCTCAACCGTTTGTATGGGCCCCTCACGGCGCTGTCCAACATCAACGTCGACGTCATGACCGCGCTCGTCTCCTTCGAGCGTGTCTTCGAGGTGTTGGATCTACCGCTCCTGGTGAAGGACAAGCCAGACGCGGTGACTCTCGATCGCGGTCCGGCGCGCGTGGAGTTCGAGAACGTGGAGTTCTCGTATCCGTCGTCGAAAGACGTGTCGCTCGCCTCGCTCGAGTCGGTAGCCGTCACCGACCTGCCCGAAGGGCAAGCCGTGCTCCGTGACATCAGTTTCGTCGCAGAACCCGGGAAGCTCGTCGCGCTGGTCGGCCCCTCGGGCGCCGGGAAGTCGACCATCAGCTACCTGATCCCGCGTCTGTACGACACCGACAGCGGGGCCGTGCGAGTCAATGGAGTGGATGTTCGCGACGCCACCCTCGAATCGCTGCATGATGTCGTGAGCATGGTCACGCAGGACCCCCATCTCTTCCACGACACCCTTCGAGCGAACCTGCTCTATGCGGATCCCGATGCCACACCGGACGAGCTCATAGCTGCGCTCGAAGGCGCGCAGATCCGCACGCTCGTGGACTCGCTGCCCGAGGGTCTCGACACGCTCGTGGGCGACCGCGGCTACCGGCTCTCGGGCGGAGAGAAGCAGCGGATCGCGATCGCGCGACTGCTCCTGAAGGCGCCCGACGTCGTCGTGCTTGACGAGGCGACCGCCCATCTCGACTCCGAATCGGAGGCGGCGGTGCAGCGCGCGCTGAAGACGGCGCTTGCCGGACGGACCTCGATCGTCATCGCCCACCGCCTGTCCACCATCCGCGATGCCGACCTCATCCTGGTGGTGGATGGCGGAAGGATCGTGGAACACGGGGCTCACGAGAGCCTGCTGGCCGCCGGTGGACTGTACGCCGAGCTCTATCACACGCAGTTCCGCACGGAGCCGGCGGGCGACGAGGGCTCCTGA
- a CDS encoding phage holin family protein, whose translation MKFLIRMLFSAAAIFGVAYLSDGALLKVDAFWPSAVIAALVLAVVNAVVKPIVHVLSLPVTVLTLGLFSLVISAGMLYLVAWVVDGVSTTGFWQTLVSAVIIAIVTSVGTSLADSGK comes from the coding sequence GTGAAGTTCCTCATTCGTATGCTGTTCAGCGCCGCGGCCATCTTCGGTGTGGCCTACCTTTCCGACGGCGCGCTACTCAAGGTCGACGCCTTCTGGCCCTCCGCGGTGATCGCGGCGCTCGTGCTCGCGGTCGTGAACGCGGTGGTCAAGCCGATCGTGCACGTCCTTTCACTCCCGGTCACGGTCCTCACGCTCGGTCTGTTCTCGCTCGTGATCAGCGCAGGCATGCTCTATCTCGTGGCGTGGGTGGTCGACGGGGTCTCCACCACCGGCTTCTGGCAGACACTTGTCTCAGCGGTCATCATCGCCATCGTCACGTCGGTAGGCACATCGCTGGCTGATTCGGGCAAGTAG
- the rapZ gene encoding RNase adapter RapZ translates to MAGDIDIGDSSPAPVAERDLVLITGMSGAGRTQAIHTFEDLGYFCIDNLPPALLGQLVSLAALPGSRVRKVAVVCDVRGGAFFEELISEIDRLEARGERPRILFLTADDRTLVNRFKETRRRHPLADIGSVTEGISRERELLQAVEQRADLLIDTTDLPPRRLRALIREEFITAGRETQLMVTVSSFGFKYGVPIDADVVMDVRFLPNPYYLDRLRSKTGLQDEVREFVFSKPEAEIFLDRWYPLIEFLLPNYLSEGKTALHIALGCTGGMHRSVALAEETAAHVQRLGYTVTVTHRDISKDRTR, encoded by the coding sequence ATGGCCGGAGACATCGACATCGGCGATTCATCGCCCGCGCCGGTTGCCGAGCGCGATCTGGTGCTCATCACCGGGATGTCGGGCGCGGGCCGTACGCAGGCGATCCACACGTTCGAGGACTTGGGCTATTTCTGCATCGACAACCTGCCGCCGGCGCTTCTCGGACAGTTGGTCTCGCTTGCCGCGCTGCCGGGCAGCCGCGTGCGCAAGGTCGCCGTGGTGTGCGACGTGCGCGGCGGGGCGTTCTTCGAGGAGCTCATCAGCGAGATCGACCGTCTTGAGGCCCGCGGCGAGCGGCCACGCATACTGTTCCTCACGGCCGACGACCGCACGCTCGTGAACCGCTTCAAGGAGACCCGTCGGCGGCATCCCCTTGCCGACATCGGGTCGGTCACAGAGGGGATATCCCGGGAGCGCGAGCTCCTACAGGCGGTGGAGCAGCGCGCCGATCTGCTCATCGACACCACGGACCTGCCGCCCAGACGACTGCGCGCACTCATCCGCGAGGAGTTCATCACCGCGGGTCGTGAGACCCAGTTGATGGTCACTGTCTCCTCGTTCGGGTTCAAGTACGGCGTGCCCATCGACGCGGACGTCGTGATGGACGTGCGCTTCCTGCCCAATCCGTACTACCTCGACAGACTTCGCTCCAAGACCGGACTCCAGGACGAGGTCAGGGAGTTCGTGTTCAGCAAGCCGGAGGCGGAGATCTTCCTGGACCGGTGGTATCCGCTGATCGAGTTCCTGCTGCCCAACTACCTCTCAGAGGGCAAGACCGCGCTCCACATCGCGCTTGGCTGCACGGGCGGCATGCACCGCAGCGTGGCGCTCGCGGAAGAGACGGCCGCGCATGTCCAGCGACTCGGCTACACGGTGACGGTCACGCATCGCGACATCTCGAAGGACAGGACGCGATGA